The nucleotide window TACAAAGTAATCAGATAATGCAAACGATAAAACGAATAACAAAGCAGCACCTATTGCAACACTGAAATATGGATTATTAAGCCATGGATTGGATGATAAGTTCATGAATGCATATAATGGCGGTAAGAAAATGAGGCCTAATGCTCCACCGATAAATAAAAATGCTACTTGAATTATTTTCTTCAACATTTGTTTCACCTCCATTTAATAATTATACATCTAAATTTTCATTCATGCGAAGCCCAGGTACCAAAAGCAAGGGCAAATAAACAATGAAATGTAATTAAATCCCAATATTAGAATTTTACCCATTTTTTAAGATTATCCCCTATTTAATAGTTAAATTTACGCGATATTAATTTAAAAATGACATACTTCATTCTAAATCCCCATTTCAGTAGTTTAATCAAATTTTTGCATATATTATTTTAGTATAATATACAATTTCAACTTAGAAGAGGAGAATACGTTTTGAATACTGCAAAAGAGGTAAAAATTTCTACTGCTGATCCTTCTGCTATTGGTTTATTCGGATTGGCTATTGTAACATTTGTTGCTTCCACTCAAAAATTAGGCTGGACAGAAGGCTTAGGTCTGGTTATTCCTTGGGCAATATTTTTGGGGGGTATTGCACAATTTTACGCATCCGTATTAGATTCAAAGCATAATAATACATTTGGTACGACGGCATTCGGCGCATATGGTTTGTTCTGGATGGGTGTTGGTATGAGCTGGTTCGTTCAAGCCGGCATATTTGGTGCAACATTACAGGCATCTGCTGATACGACTCAGCTCGGTGTTGTGTATTTAGGTTATTTAATCTTTACCCTATTTATGACGATTGGTGCAGCTGAAACAAATAAAGTTTTATTTGCCATCTTTGTAATGATCGATTTCTTATTTATCGGCCTGGCATTAAGCTCATTTGGAATTATGGAGCATGGCATGCATTTACTTGCTGCCTACTCTGAGTTAATCATTGCCCTTTTATCATTTTACGGCGCAGGGGCCAATGTACTCAACAAGCATTTCGGCTTCAGCTTCCTGCCGATCGGAAAGCCTTTTGGCATTTTCACAAGAGAAGCATTTTTAAAGAAAGAAAAAGCGGTAAAAGCATAATTATAAAAAGGCATGAAAAGTATTTTTACTTTTCATGCCTTCTTTTTAGGACGAGTTAACAAAAACCCATTCCCTATAAATTTTGGAAAGATTCCCGCAGTGCGTCACTGATTGTTTCGACGCCAACGACTTGAATATCCGGCGGGAATTCCCAGCCACCGATATTGGAAGCTGGAATAAAGGCACGTTTGAACCCTAGTTTGGCCGCTTCCTGGACACGCTGTTCAATTCTTGAAACGCGGCGTACTTCACCGGTTAACCCGACTTCCCCGATAAAGCAGTCTGTCGGACGTACTGTCTGGTCTTTAAAGCTTGAAACAATACTTGTTAATACAGCTAAATCAATCGCCGGCTCATCAAGCTTCACACCACCGGCAACTTTAATATAGGCATCCTGTGCCTGAAGCATCATGCCCATTCGTTTTTCCAGTACGGCCATTAAAAGCTGGACACGGTTCTGATCGACCCCAGTTGCCATACGCTTCGGATAATTAAAACTCGTTGGTGTAATAAGCGACTGTATTTCTACCAGGATCGGGCGAGTCCCTTCCATCGATGCAACGATTGTTGAACCTGGGGCACCTTGCGAACGTTCCTGTAAAAACAGCTCGGATGGATTTAATACTTCTTTTAATCCTCCGTGGAGCATTTCAAAAATCGCGATTTCATTTGTAGAACCAAAACGGTTTTTCTGACTGCGTAAAATCCGGTGGTTATGATGGCGCTCCCCTTCAAAGTAAAGCACCGTATCTACCATATGTTCCAAAATACGCGGACCGGCAATCTGTCCTTCTTTTGTAACGTGACCAACAAGGAAAATAGCGATGTTTTTTGTCTTTGCGATACGCATCAGTTCCGCTGTACATTCACGTACTTGCGAAACACTGCCTGGCGCGCTTGTTATTTCCGGATGGTGTACCGTTTGAATTGAATCGACTATCACAAATTTCGGCTGTACTTCATCGATAGTCTGATTTAAAAACTCCAGATTCGTTTCCGAGTAAATATAAAGCTCCGGCGTATGTACACCCAGACGTTCAGCGCGCAGCTTCGTCTGACGTACAGATTCCTCACCGGAAATATATAATACACGTTTTCCCTGATTGGAAAGAAGCGCCGATACTTGAAGTAATAATGTCGATTTCCCGATACCAGGATCGCCGCCTATTAGTACTAGTGAGCCCGGTACAATACCGCCTCCAAGTACACGGTTAAACTCATTCATTTCTGTAGCGATACGTGTTTCTTCCTGTACTTCAACATGAATAATAGGTGTTGCCTTTGTCGCGGTTGTAGAATGCTGGAACGCTCCACGCGGTCCTTTTGTGATGACTTCGACTTCTTCATTCATCGTATTCCATTCACCGCAGCCAGGACAGCGCCCCATCCATTTTGCTGCTTCATAGCCACAGCTGCTGCACATAAATTTAGACTTCTTTTTCGCCATTTTGCTAGCTCCTTCGAATGTTTGTTCCTATAATTGTACACGAAACAAAATCGAATACCCACTAATCTGCCGCGAAATTCTTTTTCAGCATTACTGCGTGTGACGGGGAGGACTGATTTTTATGTCTCCAACCCTACAACGATTAAAAAAACAGACGAAGCAGGGAATATCCAGCCTCGTCTGTTTTTTATTAATTAATTCGTTGCTACTTTTTCTTGTGTACGTACGATAAACTCATTATCTACATAGTCAAGCACGACTGTTTGCGTCTTATCCAATGTACCTTTTAACAGCTCTTCGGATAAACGGTCTTCCACATGTTTTTGTAATGCACGGCGTAATGGACGCGCACCGTATTGTGGATCGTAGCCCTCTTCCGAAATTTTCTCAAGCGCTGCCTCTGTAAGCTGCAGTTCGATATCCTGCTCTTTCAGACGATTCTTTAAAGAGTTCGCCATTAATGACACAATTTCTTTTAAGTGATCTTTTTCCAATGAATGGAACACGATCATTTCGTCAATACGGTTTAAGAACTCTGGACGGAACGCTTTTTTCAGCTCTTCCAGCATTGTGCTCTTCATGTCTTTATCTTTCGAATCACTTAAACCAGCGCTGAATCCTACATGTTTGCGGTATTTAAGAGCATCTGCCCCAACATTCGATGTCATAATGACTACTGTGTTGCGGAAATCGACTACACGACCTTTTGAATCAGTTAAGCGACCGTCTTCCAACACTTGTAACAAGATGTTGAACACATCCGGATGCGCTTTTTCGATTTCATCCAATAGTACAACCGAATAAGGCTTGCGGCGGACTTTTTCAGTCAATTGACCACCATCGTCAAATCCTACATAGCCTGGAGGTGAACCGACTAAACGAGAAGTCGAATGTTTCTCCATATACTCGGACATATCTACACGAATCATCGCATCTTCATCACCGAACATTACTTCAGCAAGTGCCCGCGCCAGTTCCGTTTTACCGACACCTGTAGGCCCAAGGAAGATAAATGAACCGATTGGGCGTTTCGGATCTTTTAAACCAGCACGTGCACGACGGATAGCACGGGAAATCGCCTCTACCGCTTCACCCTGACCAACTACACGTTTGTGTAATTCTTCTTCAAGGTTTAATAACTTCGCAGAT belongs to Solibacillus sp. FSL W7-1436 and includes:
- the radA gene encoding DNA repair protein RadA — encoded protein: MAKKKSKFMCSSCGYEAAKWMGRCPGCGEWNTMNEEVEVITKGPRGAFQHSTTATKATPIIHVEVQEETRIATEMNEFNRVLGGGIVPGSLVLIGGDPGIGKSTLLLQVSALLSNQGKRVLYISGEESVRQTKLRAERLGVHTPELYIYSETNLEFLNQTIDEVQPKFVIVDSIQTVHHPEITSAPGSVSQVRECTAELMRIAKTKNIAIFLVGHVTKEGQIAGPRILEHMVDTVLYFEGERHHNHRILRSQKNRFGSTNEIAIFEMLHGGLKEVLNPSELFLQERSQGAPGSTIVASMEGTRPILVEIQSLITPTSFNYPKRMATGVDQNRVQLLMAVLEKRMGMMLQAQDAYIKVAGGVKLDEPAIDLAVLTSIVSSFKDQTVRPTDCFIGEVGLTGEVRRVSRIEQRVQEAAKLGFKRAFIPASNIGGWEFPPDIQVVGVETISDALRESFQNL
- a CDS encoding acetate uptake transporter; its protein translation is MNTAKEVKISTADPSAIGLFGLAIVTFVASTQKLGWTEGLGLVIPWAIFLGGIAQFYASVLDSKHNNTFGTTAFGAYGLFWMGVGMSWFVQAGIFGATLQASADTTQLGVVYLGYLIFTLFMTIGAAETNKVLFAIFVMIDFLFIGLALSSFGIMEHGMHLLAAYSELIIALLSFYGAGANVLNKHFGFSFLPIGKPFGIFTREAFLKKEKAVKA